Proteins from one Bactrocera neohumeralis isolate Rockhampton chromosome 3, APGP_CSIRO_Bneo_wtdbg2-racon-allhic-juicebox.fasta_v2, whole genome shotgun sequence genomic window:
- the LOC126753246 gene encoding uncharacterized protein LOC126753246, giving the protein MFVTSRLLAKICALVFALYIIICEGGQEDAWNCLEPRCCSIDFSKMVVTVDFLLYACGEKVDNEWTYSLFLDTGEEMDYIAYHPYQALDETQYCGEICEKILVCIKSHAFKVSGDMGGSAEWCFQGNVDVNNDTIYKEENICLTFHEDVVDIPSNVVTFLSSSNIW; this is encoded by the exons ATGTTCGTCACTAGTCGTCTACTCGCCAAGATTTGCGCATTAGTTTTCGcactttatataattatatgtgaAGGTGGGCAAGAGGACGCTTGGAATTGCTTAGAGCCCCGATGTTGCTCTATTGACTTTAGCAAAATGGTGGTAACGGTGGATTTCTTAT TGTATGCGTGTGGTGAAAAGGTGGATAATGAGTGGACGTATAGTTTGTTTTTGGACACCGGCGAAGAGATGGACTACATTGCCTATCATCCATATCAGGCGTTGGACGAGACACAATACTGTGGTGAAATTTGCGAGAAAATCTTGGTTTGCATAAAATCACACGCATTCAAAGTGTCCGGGGATATGGGCGGTTCCGCCGAGTGGTGTTTCCAGGGAAATGTTGATGTGAATAACGATACTAtatataaagaagaaaatatttgtttgaccTTCCACGAAGATGTCGTTGATATACCAAGTAACGTGGTGACTTTCCTTTCAAGTTCAAATATTTGGTAA
- the LOC126753248 gene encoding uncharacterized protein LOC126753248: MLLCRSKHFRFFILNSLVLALSFVLLIESKKEHAWHCMVEKCCSIDFSKMMRSVDYVLYVCGIKKGKKLHYKLYFDSGGKMDLIAYEPVKQLDETEYCVAVCNVAEICFKSTTFTVTPINNGTAEWCFEGSIVVENETVFYEENVCIKFYNSTVEFPPYIEEYMKAHKLW; the protein is encoded by the exons ATGTTATTATGCCGCTCTAAACACTTCcgcttttttatattaaactcGCTGGTTCTTGCTCTAAGCTTCGTATTACTAATCGAGTCCAAGAAAGAACACGCATGGCACTGCATGGTGGAGAAATGCTGCTCTatcgattttagtaaaatgatGAGATCCGTGGATTATGTGC TTTACGTCTGTGGCATAAAGAAGGGCAAGAAGTTGCATTACAAGCTTTATTTTGACAGCGGCGGCAAAATGGATCTCATTGCCTATGAGCCCGTAAAGCAGCTTGATGAGACGGAATATTGTGTTGCTGTTTGTAATGTTgctgaaatttgttttaaaagcacAACATTCACCGTAACTCCTATTAATAACGGTACGGCTGAATGGTGTTTTGAAGGCAGTATTGTTGTGGAGAATGAAACTGTATTTTATGAAGAAaatgtttgcataaaattttataattcaacagTGGAATTTCCGCCATATATAGAGGAGTATATGAAGGCGCATAAGCTTTGGTAG